The following DNA comes from Leptospira stimsonii.
GATCGTGTTGTCCTCGTAGTAGATTCCGATCTTTGGCAGAGAAGAGGAGAAGTATTCCAGAAGTAAGTTGTTGGTAAGACCTCCGTCCAAAAAGAATTCATCATTCTTTCTTTGAAGCGAAACGACCGGAGGGACCGAAGAAGAATTGAGTAGGATCTGTTCCACCGTTTTCGACTCAACGAGATCTTTTTCGGAATATACGATGTTCTCGAGATTCCATTCGTCAAAGATCGACTGAACGCGGTTCGGTATTCTTCCTTTTTGTTTATCTCTTTCGTCTTGGATATAAGCCTGCATCGTTCTGGAAATCAACCGAGAAACCGAAGTTTTGTTTCCGTTGAGTTTGTGGATCGGCTTTGCCTTAACCGCTCCGATAAAAACCTTCACAGAGGATTCTTTGATCTTTTTAAGATCGAGGCTGTAACGAATCGATCTTCTTGTAATATTCTCATGAGGAAACGGAGACAATCCTTTGAAAAGATTTAGGAAACGAAAATTTTTAGAATTTCTTCTGGCAAGTTCTTCGAAATACGTTATGCTCTCTTCCTCTCTTTCCGAAAGAATACAAAGCGCCATCGCGGCGCCGGCGCTAACTCCGGAAATTTCAGAAAGGTTCAAACCCCATTTTCGAAATGAGAGTCCCGCCCCAAGGCCGTAAAAGGCCTTACAACCTCCGCCGGCAATCGCCAAA
Coding sequences within:
- a CDS encoding patatin-like phospholipase family protein, whose protein sequence is MSSIFNRLSFPWNSTSFSLAIAGGGCKAFYGLGAGLSFRKWGLNLSEISGVSAGAAMALCILSEREEESITYFEELARRNSKNFRFLNLFKGLSPFPHENITRRSIRYSLDLKKIKESSVKVFIGAVKAKPIHKLNGNKTSVSRLISRTMQAYIQDERDKQKGRIPNRVQSIFDEWNLENIVYSEKDLVESKTVEQILLNSSSVPPVVSLQRKNDEFFLDGGLTNNLLLEYFSSSLPKIGIYYEDNTIVGKSESVLKNTFLFKPSRPLSISAFDYTNPIGVRATFELGKQDAEERKEEILDFIQRVR